A genomic region of Mycolicibacterium poriferae contains the following coding sequences:
- the fadD12 gene encoding acyl-CoA ligase FadD12: protein MGILDPLTKPLGLISTMARAGVIAPMRPDKYLRIVSAMQRENMAITSGFAAAAQRCPDRAGLVDELGILTWRQIDRRADALAAALQALPGGQPEVIGLMARNHRGFVDALIAANRIGADVLLLNTSFAGPAMAEVLEREGEGKSVAVIYDEEFTEVVDRAVAGRPDTARIVAWTDGPVNYPTLERLIAEHGDRDPQRASAKGRVILLTSGTTGTPKGASHSGGDPGVLKSILDRTPWRTEQPVVVVAPMFHAWGFSQLAFAASMSCTIITRRKFDPEATLELIDRHRATGLCVVPVMFDRIMELPTEVLDRYSGRSLRFAAASGSRMRPDVVIAFMDRFGDVIYNNYNATEAGMIATATPRDLRAAPDTAGRPAEGTEIRILDAELHELPVGEVGSIYVRNSTQFDGYTSGQTKEFHEGFMCSGDVGYVDDAGRLFVVGRDDEMIVSGGENVYPIEVEKTLAAHDDVAEAAVLGVDDEKFGQRLEAFVVLRPGAAATPEELKQHVREHLANFKVPRAITVLDELPRGTTGKISRKELQDRAKNA from the coding sequence ATGGGAATTCTCGATCCACTGACCAAACCGCTGGGGCTCATCTCGACGATGGCACGGGCGGGCGTGATCGCCCCGATGCGCCCGGACAAGTACCTGCGGATCGTCTCCGCGATGCAGCGCGAGAACATGGCCATCACTTCCGGTTTCGCCGCCGCCGCGCAGCGCTGCCCGGACCGGGCGGGTCTGGTCGACGAGCTCGGCATCCTGACCTGGCGACAGATCGACCGACGCGCCGACGCGTTGGCAGCCGCACTGCAGGCCCTGCCCGGCGGGCAGCCCGAGGTGATCGGCCTGATGGCGCGCAATCACCGCGGGTTCGTCGACGCGCTGATCGCAGCGAACCGGATCGGCGCCGACGTGCTGCTGCTCAACACCTCGTTCGCCGGGCCGGCGATGGCCGAGGTGCTGGAGCGCGAAGGGGAGGGCAAGTCGGTCGCGGTCATCTACGACGAGGAGTTCACCGAGGTCGTCGACCGGGCGGTGGCCGGCCGGCCGGACACCGCGCGGATCGTCGCATGGACCGACGGACCGGTGAACTACCCGACCCTCGAGCGCCTGATCGCCGAGCACGGCGACCGGGACCCGCAGCGCGCCTCCGCCAAGGGCCGGGTGATCCTGCTGACCTCGGGCACGACCGGAACCCCCAAGGGCGCCAGCCATTCCGGGGGCGATCCCGGCGTGCTCAAGTCGATTCTCGACCGGACTCCGTGGCGAACCGAGCAGCCGGTCGTGGTCGTGGCGCCGATGTTCCATGCGTGGGGCTTCTCTCAGCTGGCGTTCGCGGCGTCCATGTCCTGCACCATCATCACCCGGCGCAAGTTCGATCCCGAAGCGACGCTGGAGTTGATCGATCGGCACCGGGCTACCGGGTTGTGTGTCGTCCCGGTCATGTTCGACCGCATCATGGAGCTGCCGACCGAGGTCCTCGACCGTTACAGCGGCCGCTCGCTCCGGTTCGCCGCGGCCTCGGGATCGCGGATGCGTCCCGATGTCGTCATCGCGTTCATGGACCGCTTCGGCGACGTGATCTACAACAACTACAACGCCACCGAGGCCGGCATGATCGCGACGGCCACACCGCGCGACCTGCGCGCGGCGCCCGACACAGCAGGCAGGCCGGCCGAGGGTACCGAGATCCGCATCCTCGACGCCGAACTGCACGAGCTACCGGTCGGCGAGGTCGGCAGCATCTACGTGCGCAACTCGACTCAGTTCGACGGCTACACCTCGGGGCAGACCAAGGAATTCCACGAGGGATTCATGTGCTCCGGTGACGTCGGTTACGTCGACGACGCCGGCCGGTTGTTCGTCGTCGGCCGCGACGACGAGATGATCGTCTCCGGCGGTGAGAACGTCTACCCGATCGAGGTGGAGAAGACGCTGGCCGCCCACGACGACGTCGCCGAAGCCGCGGTGCTGGGTGTGGACGACGAGAAGTTCGGTCAGCGCCTCGAGGCGTTCGTGGTGCTGCGCCCCGGCGCGGCGGCCACCCCCGAGGAGCTCAAACAACACGTCCGCGAGCACCTGGCCAATTTCAAAGTGCCCCGGGCGATCACCGTGCTCGACGAGTTGCCGCGCGGCACCACCGGAAAGATCTCCCGCAAGGAGTTGCAGGACCGGGCAAAGAATGCCTGA
- a CDS encoding 1-acyl-sn-glycerol-3-phosphate acyltransferase → MSATDITPSEITPSEITKWDPALTERVMGVLRPFLKGYHRAEVRGLETFPAGGALVVSNHSGGLLAMDVPVFASGFYDHFGYDRPVYTLSHDMLMVGPSGTFFKKTGFIPANHENADEALRSGGVVVVFPGGDYDVYRPTLSANKIDFSGRTGYVRAALNNGVPIVPTVSIGGQESQLFLTRGTEIAKALGPIARAFRTKILPVSFGFPFGLSVVLPVNVPLPTKITMQTLPPIDVAAEFGEDPDIDEVDAHVRRVMQRALDELASKRRLPVLG, encoded by the coding sequence ATGAGCGCGACCGACATCACGCCGTCTGAGATCACGCCATCTGAGATCACCAAGTGGGATCCGGCGCTCACCGAACGGGTGATGGGCGTGCTGCGGCCATTTCTCAAGGGCTATCACCGGGCCGAGGTACGCGGGCTGGAGACCTTCCCCGCCGGCGGCGCGTTGGTGGTGTCGAACCACTCGGGCGGCCTGCTCGCCATGGACGTGCCGGTGTTCGCCAGCGGCTTCTACGACCATTTCGGCTACGACCGACCGGTGTACACGCTGTCCCATGACATGTTGATGGTCGGGCCGTCTGGCACGTTCTTCAAGAAGACCGGCTTCATCCCCGCCAACCACGAGAACGCCGACGAGGCGCTGCGCTCCGGCGGCGTGGTCGTCGTCTTCCCCGGCGGCGACTACGACGTGTACCGGCCCACGCTCAGCGCCAACAAGATCGACTTCAGCGGGCGCACCGGCTACGTACGCGCCGCGCTCAACAACGGCGTCCCGATCGTGCCCACCGTGTCTATCGGCGGCCAGGAGAGTCAGCTGTTCCTCACCCGCGGCACCGAGATCGCCAAGGCGCTCGGGCCCATCGCACGCGCGTTCCGGACGAAGATCCTGCCGGTGTCGTTCGGTTTTCCGTTCGGATTGTCGGTGGTGCTGCCCGTCAACGTGCCGCTGCCGACCAAGATCACCATGCAGACGCTGCCGCCCATCGACGTGGCCGCCGAATTCGGCGAGGACCCCGACATCGACGAAGTGGACGCCCACGTCCGGCGGGTCATGCAACGGGCTCTCGACGAACTGGCCAGCAAGCGCCGACTTCCGGTGCTGGGCTGA
- a CDS encoding helix-turn-helix domain-containing protein: MTDPLSVPAPAGRDRLRELLDAVTDAGNTAVGDMARSSFASEFHFSRQVRRLTGESPAALRRRVMLERAAWRLQRGEAVAVVAAAEGWSSAEVFSRAFRRAYGVPPSRAADVHFRLTAPNGLHFHPPESLWLDAGPGADPSAPSVSALMLAHDVDDTACLLAAAAQLSPQQWVADVAPGQTVLEWDGPEASVGAVLGAIVWTKEVWLATIAGHDFPSRTATRPESVDAPTLAAHHDAIAARWRATIADHSAAGRLGDTVIDALCDPPESFPLHGIVAHVLTYSAHRRELARTMLAALGVSVPSGDPLSWMREI, from the coding sequence GTGACCGATCCGCTGTCCGTACCGGCGCCCGCCGGTCGCGACCGACTGCGTGAGCTCCTCGACGCGGTCACCGACGCCGGCAACACCGCCGTCGGCGACATGGCGCGCAGTAGTTTCGCCTCGGAATTCCATTTCTCCCGCCAGGTCCGCCGGCTCACCGGAGAATCGCCCGCGGCGTTACGCCGCCGAGTCATGCTCGAACGTGCGGCGTGGCGATTGCAGCGCGGCGAGGCTGTCGCGGTCGTCGCCGCCGCCGAGGGATGGTCGTCGGCCGAAGTGTTCTCCCGCGCGTTCCGGCGCGCCTACGGCGTGCCGCCCTCGCGGGCCGCCGATGTGCACTTCAGGTTGACCGCGCCCAACGGGCTGCACTTCCATCCCCCCGAGTCGCTGTGGCTGGACGCCGGTCCGGGCGCCGACCCGTCCGCGCCGTCGGTGTCCGCGCTGATGCTCGCCCACGACGTCGACGACACCGCCTGCCTGCTTGCCGCCGCGGCGCAGCTGAGCCCGCAACAGTGGGTGGCCGACGTTGCGCCGGGCCAGACAGTGCTGGAGTGGGACGGGCCCGAAGCCAGCGTCGGAGCGGTACTCGGCGCGATCGTGTGGACCAAAGAGGTGTGGCTGGCCACCATCGCCGGGCACGACTTCCCGTCCCGGACGGCGACGCGGCCGGAATCCGTCGACGCGCCCACGCTGGCTGCCCACCACGACGCCATCGCCGCGCGGTGGCGCGCGACGATCGCCGATCACTCGGCGGCCGGCCGACTCGGCGACACCGTGATCGACGCGCTGTGCGATCCGCCGGAATCGTTCCCCCTGCACGGCATCGTGGCGCACGTGCTGACCTATTCCGCGCACCGCCGCGAGCTCGCGCGCACGATGCTGGCCGCGCTCGGAGTGAGCGTTCCCAGCGGGGACCCGTTGAGCTGGATGAGGGAGATCTAG